The following are encoded in a window of Camelus ferus isolate YT-003-E chromosome 20, BCGSAC_Cfer_1.0, whole genome shotgun sequence genomic DNA:
- the LOC102521854 gene encoding olfactory receptor 2W1, giving the protein MDLRNYTLLQGFILLGFSDHPKLEMVLSAVVTLFYLITLIGNTAIILVSLLDPHLHTPMYFFLRNLSFLDLCFTTSIIPQMLVNLWGPDKTISYVGCVIQLYLYMWFGSIECLLLAVMSYDRFTAICKPLHYLVIMNPHLCFKMTTMVWSISLANSVVLCTLTLNLPRCGNNLLDHFLCELPAMVKIACIDTTAVEMSVFALGIVIVLTPLILILISYGYIAKAVLRMKSKAGQRKAVNTCGSHLTVVSIFYGTIIYMYLQPGNSASKDQGKFLTLFYTIITPSLNPLIYTLRNKDMKDALKKLMRVDHKSTKSKRN; this is encoded by the coding sequence ATGGACCTAAGAAATTATACTTTGCTACAGGGGTTTATTCTGCTTGGCTTCTCTGACCATCCCAAACTGGAGATGGTCCTGTCAGCAGTTGTCACTCTCTTCTACTTAATTACTTTGATTGGTAACACAGCCATCATTCTCGTATCCCTCCTGGATCCCCATCTCCACACACCAATGTATTTTTTCCTCAGGAATTTATCCTTCCTGGATCTATGTTTCACAACTAGCATCATCCCCCAGATGCTGGTTAACTTGTGGGGACCTGATAAGACCATCAGCTATGTGGGCTGTGTCATTCAGCTCTATCTTTACATGTGGTTTGGCTCCATTGAGTGCCTTCTCCTAGCTGTTATGTCCTATGATCGTTTTACAGCTATTTGTAAGCCCTTGCATTATTTGGTAATCATGAACCCACATTTGTGCTTCAAGATGACTACCATGGTCTGGAGTATCAGTTTGGCCAATTCAGTTGTATTATGTACACTCACCCTGAATTTGCctagatgtggaaacaaccttcTGGATCATTTCTTGTGTGAGTTGCCAGCTATGGTCAAGATAGCTTGCATAGACACCACAGCAGTTGaaatgtctgtttttgctttAGGCATTGTCATCGTCCTTACACCCCTCATCCTTATTCTTATATCCTATGGTTACATTGCCAAAGCTGTGCTGAGAATGAAGTCAAAAGCAGGCCAACGAAAAGCAGTTAATACCTGTGGATCTCATCTCACTGTGGTGTCCATCTTCTATGGAACTATTATCTACATGTACCTACAACCAGGTAACAGTGCCTCCAAAGACCAGGGCAAGTTCCTCACCCTCTTTTACACCATCATCACTCCAAGTCTCAACCCTCTTATTTACACCTTAAGGAATAAAGACATGAAAGATGCACTGAAGAAGCTGATGAGAGTTGACCACAAATCTACAAAATCGAAGAGGAACTAG
- the LOC102522097 gene encoding olfactory receptor 2J3, producing MMKKNNASSEGYFVLLGFSNWPHLELVLFVVILMFYLMTLVGNLFIIILSYLDSHLHTPMYFFLSNLSFLDLCYTTSSIPQLLVNLWGPEKTISYNGCMIQLYFVLALGTAECVLLVMMSYDRYAAVCRPLHYTVLMHPRFCHMLAAASWVSGFTTSALHSIFTFWVPLCGHRQVDHFFCEVPALLRLSCVDTRTNELTLMVMSSIFVIVPLMLILSSYGAIAQAVLRMQSTTGLQKVFGTCGAHLMVVSLFFIPVMCIYLLPSSGKSQDQGKFIALFYTVVTPSLNPLIYTLRNKDVKGAVKRLIGWDREM from the coding sequence atgatgaagaaaaacaatGCAAGTTCTGAAGGTTACTTTGTTCTACTGGGTTTTTCTAATTGGCCTCATCTTGAGTTAGTTCTCTTTGTGGTTATCCTGATGTTCTACTTGATGACACTGGTAGGCAACCTGTTCATCATTATCTTGTCATACTTGGACTCCCATCTTCACActcccatgtactttttcctttcAAACCTCTCTTTTCTGGATCTCTGCTACACCACAAGCTCCATCCCCCAGTTGCTGGTCAACCTCTGGGGCCCAGAGAAAACCATCTCTTACAATGGTTGCATGATTCAACTTTATTTTGTCCTTGCATTGGGAACTGCTGAGTGTGTACTACTGGTGATGATGTCCTATGACCGTTATGCAGCTGTATGTAGACCCTTGCATTACACTGTCCTCATGCACCCTCGTTTCTGCCATATGTTGGCTGCGGCTTCTTGGGTGAGTGGCTTTACCACCTCAGCACTTCATTCCATCTTTACCTTCTGGGTACCCCTGTGTGGACACCGCCAAGTGGatcatttcttctgtgaagttCCAGCACTGTTGCGACTGTCATGTGTTGATACCCGTACCAATGAGCTGACCCTCATGGTCATGAGTTCCATTTTTGTGATTGTACCACTTATGCTCATTCTCAGCTCCTATGGTGCCATTGCCCAGGCTGTGCTGAGGATGCAGTCAACCACTGGACTTCAGAAAGTCTTTGGCACATGTGGAGCCCATCTTATGGTTGTATCCCTCTTTTTCATTCCAGTGATGTGCATTTATCTCCTACCATCATCAGGAAAGTCTCAAGATCAAGGCAAGTTCATTGCCCTGTTTTATACTGTTGTCACACCTAGCCTCAACCCTCTAATCTACACCCTCAGAAACAAAGATGTAAAAGGGGCAGTAAAGAGATTAATAGGGTGGGATAGAGAGATGTAA
- the LOC102521613 gene encoding putative olfactory receptor 2W6, with protein METSNGSSRTDFILLGFSDRPQLERIISVVVFIFYIVTLVGNTTIILVSYLDTQLHTPMYFFLSNLSFLDLCYTTSIIPQMLVNLWGPKKSITYGGCVLQFFFALDLGATECLLLAVMAYDHYAAVCQPLHYTVIMHPWLCQKMVLTAWISGLGSALTVCSLTLTLPRCGHREVDNFFCEMPALIKMACVYSKVIEVVVFALGVAFLLVPLSLILISYGVITQAVMRIKSAARWRKILNTCGSHLTVVTLFYGTIIYMYMKPQTSTSQDEGNFLTLFYTIVTPSLNPLIYTLRNKDVKSAVRRILWIEKWLAKS; from the coding sequence ATGGAAACAAGCAATGGAAGTTCCAGAACAGACTTCATCCTTCTGGGCTTTTCTGATCGGCCCCAGTTAGAACGCATCATCTCTGTGGTTGTCTTCATATTCTATATTGTAACTCTGGTAGGAAACACAACTATCATTCTTGTATCTTACCTAGACACCCAGCTCCATACTCCCATGTATTTCTTCTTATCCAATTTGTCTTTTTTGGACCTCTGTTATACAACTAGCATTATCCCCCAGATGCTGGTAAATCTATGGGGTCCAAAAAAGTCTATTACATATGGAGGGTGTGTGCTCCAATTTTTCTTTGCCCTTGACCTGGGCGCCACAGAATGTCTTCTCTTGGCTGTGATGGCTTATGACCACTATGCTGCTGTCTGTCAACCTCTTCACTACACAGTAATAATGCACCCTTGGCTTTGCCAGAAGATGGTGTTGACCGCCTGGATAAGTGGTCTTGGCAGTGCCTTAACTGTTTGCTCCTTGACTTTGACGTTGCCAAGATGTGGGCACCGGGAGGTGGATAATTTTTTCTGTGAGATGCCAGCATTGATCAAGATGGCTTGTGTCTATTCAAAAGTAATTGAAGTTGTTGTCTTTGCTCTTGGAGTGGCATTTCTTCTGGTACCTTTATCCCTAATTCTGATCTCATATGGAGTTATCACTCAAGCTGTCATGAGAATCAAGTCAGCAGCAAGGTGGCGAAAGATCCTTAATACATGTGGTTCTCACCTCACAGTAGTAACTCTGTTTTATGGAACCATCATTTATATGTACATGAAGCCACAGACTAGCACCTCCCAAGATGAGGGGAATTTCCTTACTCTCTTTTACACAATTGTCACACCCAGTCTTAACCCCCTGATCTACACTTTGagaaacaaagatgtaaaaaGTGCAGTCAGGAGAATACTGTGGATAGAAAAATGGCTGGCAAAGTCATGA